The nucleotide sequence ACCACAAATCGGATATATTTGTGGGGAGTAGGAGAGGACTATATAAATTGGACGTTCAGGCCGATTCTTTTAAAAATATGTATTTAAAAGATTCCAAGGTCAGGGATAAATTGGGGCCATACTTTATCTCCGTAGCCAGGGCGCCCAGCGGTGAATATTGGTTGGGGACCTTGGGCGGTATCCTAGTCGTAGATGAACTGGAGGACATTATGCTGCAAAAATACCGATGGTATTACTCAGAATTATCAGATGATGATTCCCTAGTAGACAATTTGGTGGCAGCATTGTATTTTGACGCCTCAGGTGTGCTATGGATTGGAACGGAAGATGGCCTAGAGAAATACGATCCTTATAATAATCAATTTAATTATAACTCGGATATTTCCCAATATATAGGCAATCAAGTACCCCGTATTCGTGGATTTGCAAAAACCAAGGATAACAGAATCATAGTGGCAACAAGACACAATGGTTTGTTTATTTCAGATAATGGTGGTTACCGACCCCTATTCAATAACCAAAAGGACATTGCCAGTATTTTTACTATTGATGGTAACATCTTTTATTGTGGTCTTTGGGAAGGCCATATTTTACGTTACGACTACAGTTCTGGTAAAGCGTCCGTGAAGGATGTTGGCTTTAATAGGTCACCAATTCTTGCTTTTGCAGACTTAGGAAACAAATCCATGGTAGTTGGGGCCCACGGAGAAGGGGCGGCAATTATCAATACAGAAACTTTGCTACCTGAAGGTGGATCCGGGGTGCTGCTACCTTCACGCCCCATAAATAAATGTGTAGTAGATAAGAGAGGTATTATTTGGTTTGCCACCCAAACAGGAGTTATTAAATTTGACCCAGTAAGTGGAGACACGCATGTATATAACGCCGATTTAGGGGAAAACATGGGTCTTTCACATAAAAATGTCAGCGATATCACTATTGATCCAACAGGGAAAATTTGGGCCGCAACTCGCAAAGGATTGGATTACTACGATCCCGACTTGGATGATTTTGTCCCCTTATCCGAGCCTGTTGAATTACGGAGCAGCTGGATAACCGATGTAGTATCCGATACCATCGGAAACCTTTGGCTAAATATGAACAATAACCGGATTGCGCAATACAAAACACAATCCGATGAACTAAAAATATATTATACCGATAGTGGTAATAGGTTGGACGTATTTAGCCTAACCGGCTTTTACTACGCCGATGATTCCCATATCTATTTGGGAGGCAAAAACGAAATTATCTCCTTTTCACCCTCGGATATCAAGGACAATGACATTTCACCAGCTCCCCTGATTACGAATATCAAAATTCAAAATACCGATTTGGAAGTAGGAAGTACTTTGAACGATCAGCAAATACTTGCCTCCGACATAAATTTAAGTCGAGAACTGGTTTTGGAAAATGTAAACAAGAATTTTTCACTCACTTTTTCCAGTCCTTCCTACACCAGTGAGCGCTTTAACAAGTATAGTTATAGATTAGTGGGTTTTGACAAGGGGTGGAATACCGTCGACATACGGCAACGCACAGTCCAATATACCAATCTATTTTTTGGCGATTATACCTTTGAGGTAAAAGCCATGAACGGTCATGGGGTATGGAGTGATGTCTCTTCCTACCAAATAAAAATCCTTCCACCTTTTTGGCTTACCTACCAGTCCTTGATCATCTTTATACTACTGTTGTCCCTAATATTCTATGTGGTACGCAAACAGATGAAAGCACGACTTGAATTAAAACACCAATTGTTGCTGGAGAAAGTAAAAAGGGAACGGGATGAAAAATTGAGCAATGAAAAACTAAGGTTTTTTACCAATATATCCCATGAACTTAGAACCCCCTTAACCCTTATACTAGGCCCTACCAAGCAACTAATAGATGAAAGTAAGGGGAGCGGTAACCAGTTTCAATTGAGCAGATATCAAATGATTCTACAAAATGCCAATCGACTGCTGAACCTAGTGAATCAGGTATTGGATTTTAGAAGGGCACAATCTGGCGAATTAAGTTTAAAGGTTACCCTAACGGATATCTTATTGCACACCAGAAATACCTTCCGCTCTTTTGAGGAACTGGCCGACGACAAAAAAATTGAATTTAACCTTATTTGTGAAAGTGAAAAGATCGAGGGTTACGTGGATCGTGACAAGTATGATAAAATGCTGTATAATTTGTTGTCCAATGCCCTAAAGTTTACCCATAAATATGGCCATGTTGACCTTTTCGTGGGCACCCAATTGGTACATGGTCGCACGGAATTGGTTGTTGAAGTAAGTGATGACGGTATTGGTATTCCAATGGAAAGCCAGGAAAAAATATTTACCCGTTTTTATCAGGCGCCCAACAGCAAATTGAACAATACAGGGTCCGGAATAGGACTCTCCCTGGTTCAGGTATTGGTTGAACTTCACAAAGGGAGCATAGCTGTGCAGAGTCAACCCGATAAGGGCAGTATATTTACCATAAAGATTCCAACAGATTATGAGGCTTATGACGAGAGTGAAATTTTTGAGTATGGTCAGAGCCCTGTTATAGAACATTCACCCCATTTAATTCCCAGTAAGAAAATAATACAGAGTACCCATTTAAAGGAAAGGATACTAATTGTAGAGGACAATGCCGAATTGCGTAATTATTTGGTGGGCTATTTGTCCGATTATTACAAAGTCTTTGAGGCCGAAAATGGGGAAAAGGGACTTGAGATATGCAGGCAAACAAAACCAGCACTGTGCGTTGCCGATATAATGATGCCCGTTTTGGACGGACTTGAGTTCTGTAGAGTACTAAAAAATGATGAGGATATAAGCCATATACCCGTAATTCTCCTAACAGCACTATCCGATAATGACGATAAGATTAGGGGCTATAGTTCCGGAGCAGATGGATATCTGGTAAAACCATTTGATCCGTCCCTATTAAAAACGAGGATCGAAAATATTATCCAATCCAGAATGGATCTGAAAGGTAAATTCTCCGGGGAGGTAGAAAGCGATGCAACAACCTTGACACACTCGCCCATTGACGAAAAATTCATGGAAAAACTCATTCAATTGATAGAGGGAGATATAGATAACTTGGAAATGAGTACTGCATATCTGTGCCAGGAATTGGGAATGAGTTCTTCTAAATTGTACAGAAAAATAAAAGAACTTACAGATCTTGCTCCAAACGAATTTATAAGGACCATCCGGTTAAAAAAGGCAGCACAATTTTTAAATACCAAAAAGTACAATGTTTCCGAAGTATCTACCATGGTAGGTTTTAACGACCCCTACTATTTTAGCCGTTGTTTTAAGAAGCAGTTCGGATATCCTCCCAGTGTTGTGATCAAATAGCCGTAGTATAAACTAATCTCTACTTTAATGGGATTACAGTCCGTAATTTGAAATTCGTTTTAAGTCGAACCCCGTTTAATAGTTTACGTAATCCACAATTTCCAGTCCGTAACCTACAAGCCCAACTCTTTTGGTGTGACTAGAATTGCTCAACAACCTAATTTTGGCTATATCCAAATCGTGCAAAATTTGGGCTCCAACACCAAAATCCTTGGCGTCCATATCCACTTTGGGAGCTTTGTAAATTCCTTGTTTTTGTAATTCTTTCAGTTCACCCAGGCGGCCCAATAGGTTCAAGGATTCGGTTTCCTGATTAATAA is from Arenibacter algicola and encodes:
- a CDS encoding two-component regulator propeller domain-containing protein, whose product is MGNKLKILLAFMVSVWSLHAQKIKFEHYNDHNGLSHNSVRHIIQDDQGFLWLGTFSGLNRFDGYEFKTYTSSPELNNTIPDDDITDLELDRESNQLWIGTRKGLVLYKLDSHIFRTFLPNVNDPNALQDGEVRAVHVDRFKQVWVGTRDKGLFIYNPENQHFKKVELDGYNYIKDIFEDSKGYIWLASYGSAGIAKISLDNTGNIAQIREYTLEVPESTEKNPYVNFVYEDHKSDIFVGSRRGLYKLDVQADSFKNMYLKDSKVRDKLGPYFISVARAPSGEYWLGTLGGILVVDELEDIMLQKYRWYYSELSDDDSLVDNLVAALYFDASGVLWIGTEDGLEKYDPYNNQFNYNSDISQYIGNQVPRIRGFAKTKDNRIIVATRHNGLFISDNGGYRPLFNNQKDIASIFTIDGNIFYCGLWEGHILRYDYSSGKASVKDVGFNRSPILAFADLGNKSMVVGAHGEGAAIINTETLLPEGGSGVLLPSRPINKCVVDKRGIIWFATQTGVIKFDPVSGDTHVYNADLGENMGLSHKNVSDITIDPTGKIWAATRKGLDYYDPDLDDFVPLSEPVELRSSWITDVVSDTIGNLWLNMNNNRIAQYKTQSDELKIYYTDSGNRLDVFSLTGFYYADDSHIYLGGKNEIISFSPSDIKDNDISPAPLITNIKIQNTDLEVGSTLNDQQILASDINLSRELVLENVNKNFSLTFSSPSYTSERFNKYSYRLVGFDKGWNTVDIRQRTVQYTNLFFGDYTFEVKAMNGHGVWSDVSSYQIKILPPFWLTYQSLIIFILLLSLIFYVVRKQMKARLELKHQLLLEKVKRERDEKLSNEKLRFFTNISHELRTPLTLILGPTKQLIDESKGSGNQFQLSRYQMILQNANRLLNLVNQVLDFRRAQSGELSLKVTLTDILLHTRNTFRSFEELADDKKIEFNLICESEKIEGYVDRDKYDKMLYNLLSNALKFTHKYGHVDLFVGTQLVHGRTELVVEVSDDGIGIPMESQEKIFTRFYQAPNSKLNNTGSGIGLSLVQVLVELHKGSIAVQSQPDKGSIFTIKIPTDYEAYDESEIFEYGQSPVIEHSPHLIPSKKIIQSTHLKERILIVEDNAELRNYLVGYLSDYYKVFEAENGEKGLEICRQTKPALCVADIMMPVLDGLEFCRVLKNDEDISHIPVILLTALSDNDDKIRGYSSGADGYLVKPFDPSLLKTRIENIIQSRMDLKGKFSGEVESDATTLTHSPIDEKFMEKLIQLIEGDIDNLEMSTAYLCQELGMSSSKLYRKIKELTDLAPNEFIRTIRLKKAAQFLNTKKYNVSEVSTMVGFNDPYYFSRCFKKQFGYPPSVVIK